The Gemmata palustris genome includes a region encoding these proteins:
- a CDS encoding recombinase family protein has protein sequence MSDTSPKRVAYSYLRYSSPTQGDGDSVRRQTTKAREWCERTGTVLDGATYCDTGVSAFKGENRESGVLAAFLRDVEAERIPRGSVLLIENMDRLSREPPVRAVHLLSGILLAGISVVTLVPEEQELNEKSDLFSLFRGQMSQARGHDESKTKSERVTEAWDQRKLQARKGNGILTRRLPGWLEERDGKVVGIPDRVQVVRKIFDLASKGRGLSLIVRALEEDQVTPWGGAVMWRRSYISKILNARTVLGECQFYKGDEPDGEPIAGYFPKVIDEPLFSRVQGALAARKKSPGRVGKKVANLFTGLLWDAHSRGKMLISWRDWGRGQKRHRFRVLIPAKVLERGVPGSHGFRNDIFEEAVLTRLKEIDPKDVTGEEPQSESAALAEELAGLDARMKAIEAELAGDGTDVPALVRVLRAIDSKRQDALKRLTAARRADENPLSGVWSEARTLLDAAQDEPGRLRLRSLLQAAVSEVWVLVVRTAKRVYCVAQIHFRSGIHRDVLINYRPATRVRAMSWSAVSGAWPTEAGEIDLRKSEDVRAIEKMLEALDVTQLGG, from the coding sequence GTGAGCGACACATCCCCAAAGCGGGTCGCGTACTCGTACCTCCGTTACTCCTCTCCCACACAGGGTGACGGCGATTCCGTGCGCCGGCAGACGACCAAAGCCCGCGAGTGGTGTGAGCGGACCGGTACCGTGCTCGACGGCGCCACTTACTGTGATACCGGGGTGAGCGCATTCAAGGGCGAGAACCGCGAGTCGGGCGTGCTCGCCGCATTCCTTCGCGATGTCGAGGCCGAGCGCATCCCCCGCGGGTCGGTCCTTCTGATCGAGAACATGGACCGCCTCTCGCGCGAGCCCCCGGTGCGAGCCGTCCACCTGTTGTCCGGCATCTTGCTCGCGGGCATCTCCGTGGTCACGCTCGTGCCCGAAGAACAGGAGCTGAACGAGAAGTCCGACCTATTCTCCCTGTTCCGCGGACAGATGAGCCAGGCCCGCGGGCACGACGAGAGCAAGACGAAGAGCGAGCGTGTGACGGAAGCGTGGGACCAGCGCAAGCTACAGGCCCGGAAGGGCAACGGGATCTTGACACGCCGGCTGCCCGGTTGGCTTGAGGAGCGGGATGGCAAGGTCGTTGGCATCCCGGACCGTGTGCAAGTGGTCCGCAAGATCTTCGACCTGGCCAGCAAAGGGCGCGGCCTCTCGCTCATCGTGCGCGCCCTGGAGGAGGACCAGGTCACCCCGTGGGGCGGCGCGGTCATGTGGCGCCGCTCGTACATCTCCAAGATCTTGAACGCACGCACCGTCCTGGGCGAGTGCCAGTTTTACAAAGGCGACGAGCCGGACGGCGAACCGATCGCGGGATACTTCCCCAAAGTGATCGACGAGCCCCTGTTCTCGCGAGTCCAGGGCGCACTCGCGGCCCGTAAGAAATCGCCAGGGCGGGTTGGCAAGAAGGTGGCGAACCTGTTCACGGGGCTGCTGTGGGATGCCCACTCGCGGGGCAAGATGCTCATCTCCTGGCGCGACTGGGGGCGCGGCCAGAAGCGGCACCGGTTCCGCGTGCTGATCCCGGCCAAGGTGCTCGAACGCGGCGTGCCCGGGAGCCACGGGTTCCGCAACGATATCTTCGAGGAAGCCGTCCTCACCCGGCTGAAGGAGATCGACCCGAAGGACGTGACGGGCGAGGAGCCGCAGAGCGAGTCCGCTGCGCTCGCGGAAGAACTGGCGGGCCTCGACGCGCGCATGAAGGCCATCGAAGCGGAGCTCGCCGGCGACGGGACCGACGTGCCCGCACTCGTCCGCGTACTCCGGGCGATCGACTCGAAGCGCCAGGACGCACTCAAGCGGCTCACCGCAGCCCGGCGCGCGGACGAGAACCCGCTCTCCGGCGTGTGGTCCGAAGCGCGCACGCTCCTCGACGCGGCACAGGACGAGCCGGGGCGGCTCCGGCTCCGCTCGCTCCTCCAGGCCGCCGTTTCGGAGGTGTGGGTGCTCGTGGTCCGAACCGCCAAGCGGGTGTACTGTGTTGCGCAGATCCACTTCCGGAGCGGCATCCACCGGGACGTGCTCATCAACTACCGGCCGGCCACCCGCGTGAGAGCCATGAGTTGGTCCGCGGTCTCCGGAGCATGGCCGACCGAGGCGGGCGAGATCGACCTTCGCAAATCCGAAGACGTGCGGGCTATTGAGAAGATGCTCGAGGCGCTGGACGTGACCCAGCTCGGCGGGTGA
- a CDS encoding tyrosine-type recombinase/integrase: MPGPKPSVRYWASKKAYGCWIGPTQHFLARGPEDAPSGPTYLEALDKFRKLVAKDAGKGTDDYLVSALLNQYRAHLRSTRKSGVPGVFEVMARGFATEFGAKRVNELKPYDFDQWVERQTQWNPTSKAHAVTLVLAAVSWAVKKGFILTNPLAGRVERPQPILRGRDARMSEELMDLLIGECFEKGTYHRKARTDTPAIHLKKTGFCEPFGKYLWLLRLTGARPGELRHAEAFNYVGGRLVYRWNAQRGYIWKNAKKSQRDRIIFLTPEAQAYVEECIAKHPEGPIFRTLRGEPWSPQNVTQKWRHFLLKRPKVVAMLDQHGIDPKQMKTYNFRHSAISKWLDAGGDIYVASQLFGTSVKMLEKRYGHPDIDRLHERYMAFASSNPLAMPWAAPASG; this comes from the coding sequence ATGCCCGGCCCGAAACCGTCCGTGCGCTACTGGGCGTCGAAGAAGGCCTACGGCTGCTGGATCGGCCCCACCCAGCACTTCCTCGCCCGCGGCCCGGAAGACGCGCCGAGCGGCCCGACCTACCTCGAAGCGCTCGACAAGTTCCGCAAGCTGGTGGCGAAGGACGCCGGGAAAGGCACAGATGATTATCTGGTTTCCGCCCTGCTAAACCAGTACCGGGCCCACCTCCGCTCCACCAGAAAGAGCGGGGTGCCCGGCGTGTTCGAGGTAATGGCCCGCGGGTTCGCCACCGAGTTCGGCGCGAAACGGGTGAACGAACTGAAGCCCTACGATTTCGACCAGTGGGTGGAACGGCAGACGCAGTGGAACCCGACGAGCAAGGCGCACGCGGTGACGCTCGTCCTCGCCGCGGTGTCGTGGGCGGTGAAGAAGGGCTTCATCCTGACGAACCCGCTGGCCGGGCGGGTGGAGCGACCGCAACCCATCCTGCGGGGCCGCGACGCCCGGATGAGCGAGGAGCTGATGGACCTGCTCATCGGAGAGTGCTTCGAGAAGGGCACCTACCACCGGAAGGCACGCACCGACACGCCCGCCATCCACCTGAAGAAGACCGGCTTCTGCGAGCCGTTCGGGAAGTACCTGTGGCTGCTCAGGCTGACCGGGGCGCGGCCGGGCGAGCTTCGTCACGCCGAGGCGTTCAACTACGTCGGGGGGCGGCTGGTGTACCGCTGGAACGCCCAGCGGGGCTACATCTGGAAGAATGCGAAGAAGAGCCAGCGTGACCGCATCATCTTCCTGACACCGGAAGCGCAGGCCTACGTCGAAGAGTGCATCGCCAAGCACCCGGAGGGGCCGATCTTCCGCACGCTGCGGGGCGAACCGTGGTCGCCGCAGAACGTCACGCAGAAGTGGCGGCACTTTCTCCTGAAGCGGCCGAAAGTGGTGGCGATGCTCGACCAGCACGGCATCGACCCGAAGCAGATGAAGACGTACAACTTCAGGCACTCGGCCATCAGCAAGTGGCTCGACGCGGGCGGTGACATCTACGTCGCGTCGCAGCTCTTCGGCACCTCGGTGAAGATGCTCGAGAAGCGGTACGGCCATCCGGACATCGACCGCCTGCACGAGCGGTACATGGCGTTCGCGTCGAGCAACCCGCTGGCGATGCCGTGGGCGGCACCGGCGAGTGGGTAA
- a CDS encoding AAA family ATPase has product MSRSAQKSGASECRERAADRVVKLLSARGPIKQRGSGWKCLCPAHADGDPSLDVDIGDGGRVLLRCRSAGCSAAQVCAALGITLADLFDDSSPAKASFDDRVLAAYDYKDEAGKVLFQAVRLWAPAPKNKDFRQRRPTGGNKWAWDLDGVRRVLYRLPGLVAADKGAWVFVVEGEKDADALTALGLVATTNPMGAGKWKPEHAEQLRSRRVVVIPDNDAPGRAHAEDVRKSLRGSARQVVVLELPGLPEKGDVSDWLASGGTALRLLQMVEDRSRPDPSAKSDRQEAVPAGEMVVESLAGLRPKPMRWLVRDRIPAGMMGLLAGEGGHGKSMTTLELAAAVTTGRCAFGLVYPDPVKGSALLISCEDDWERTIAPRLLTLGADMGRVLRVKGVRMKPDGETLDFHMGHFRELEKLITSAPEIRFITIDPAGAYIARSGVNENKDADLRAVLGPLSEVCNRTGATTLLVKHLNKTANVSAVQRVSGSTGYVNAVRFAYMIAPDTDDEQKKLMLPIKANVLPSGGGGLAYRMEPLTEGEARALLLTAWPDMDAEEVAELSKQMFRQKWEGVVTVDPNSLGGRAKTKKEDVEGCMNHIVRLLGAFSWPDEEVEKAVRKAGHSFEVYKTAKARLRVPDKTDPNRLSSKPFEKSGPWWMWIGPQGAPLPMRPASQSCDSSQSCESSHSCQSSPPSQEKEEEGKSPKTGRTRQDWQDWQEGNAEPQSRVAACSEWLMQRLVTGPVRVEPIAAEAARAGFDRELLEAVRPECGAEEICDAAGERSWRIIR; this is encoded by the coding sequence ATGAGCCGGAGCGCCCAGAAATCGGGTGCCAGTGAGTGCCGGGAGCGGGCCGCCGATCGGGTCGTGAAGCTCCTCTCCGCGCGCGGACCGATCAAGCAGCGGGGCTCCGGGTGGAAGTGCCTGTGCCCGGCCCACGCCGACGGCGACCCGTCCCTCGACGTCGACATCGGCGACGGTGGCCGTGTGCTGCTCCGGTGCCGCTCGGCCGGGTGCTCGGCGGCGCAGGTTTGTGCCGCCCTCGGGATCACGCTGGCGGACCTGTTCGACGATTCGTCACCCGCGAAGGCCTCGTTCGATGACCGCGTGCTCGCCGCTTACGACTATAAGGACGAAGCCGGCAAGGTGCTGTTCCAGGCAGTGCGGTTGTGGGCGCCTGCACCGAAGAACAAGGACTTCCGCCAGCGGCGCCCGACCGGCGGTAACAAGTGGGCCTGGGACCTCGACGGGGTGCGCCGCGTCCTCTACCGGCTGCCCGGCCTGGTCGCCGCGGACAAGGGCGCATGGGTGTTCGTCGTGGAGGGCGAGAAGGATGCCGACGCGCTCACCGCGCTGGGCCTGGTCGCCACGACGAACCCGATGGGCGCCGGGAAATGGAAACCGGAGCACGCCGAGCAACTCCGCAGCCGACGGGTGGTCGTGATCCCGGACAACGACGCTCCCGGACGCGCGCACGCCGAGGACGTGCGGAAGTCGCTCCGGGGCAGCGCGCGGCAAGTCGTCGTTCTTGAGCTGCCCGGCCTGCCCGAGAAGGGCGACGTTTCCGACTGGTTGGCGAGCGGCGGGACCGCACTGCGGCTCCTGCAAATGGTCGAGGACCGGTCCCGACCGGACCCGAGCGCGAAGAGCGATCGCCAAGAGGCGGTGCCCGCGGGCGAAATGGTGGTCGAGTCGCTCGCCGGTCTGCGGCCGAAGCCGATGCGGTGGTTGGTCCGGGACCGGATCCCGGCCGGGATGATGGGGCTCCTGGCCGGCGAAGGCGGGCACGGCAAGAGCATGACCACGTTGGAACTCGCCGCAGCCGTCACAACGGGCCGGTGCGCGTTCGGGCTGGTGTACCCGGACCCGGTCAAGGGTAGCGCGCTTCTCATCTCGTGCGAGGACGATTGGGAGCGCACCATCGCCCCGCGGCTCCTCACGCTCGGGGCCGACATGGGCCGCGTTTTGCGGGTGAAGGGCGTCCGCATGAAACCCGACGGCGAGACGCTCGACTTCCACATGGGGCACTTCCGGGAGCTCGAGAAGCTGATCACGTCCGCGCCCGAGATCCGGTTCATCACGATCGACCCGGCCGGGGCGTACATCGCGCGGTCCGGGGTGAACGAGAACAAGGACGCCGACCTGCGCGCGGTCCTCGGCCCGCTGTCCGAGGTGTGCAACCGGACCGGCGCGACGACACTCCTGGTGAAGCACCTGAACAAGACCGCGAACGTGTCGGCGGTCCAGCGCGTGAGCGGGTCAACGGGGTACGTGAACGCGGTCCGGTTCGCGTACATGATCGCACCCGACACCGACGACGAGCAGAAGAAGCTCATGCTCCCCATCAAGGCGAACGTGCTCCCGTCGGGCGGGGGCGGTCTGGCGTACCGCATGGAGCCCTTGACCGAGGGCGAGGCCCGTGCCTTGCTGCTCACGGCCTGGCCGGACATGGACGCCGAGGAGGTGGCCGAGCTCTCGAAGCAAATGTTCCGTCAGAAGTGGGAAGGCGTCGTCACGGTCGACCCGAACTCTCTCGGCGGTCGGGCCAAGACCAAAAAGGAAGACGTCGAAGGGTGCATGAACCACATCGTCAGGCTCCTCGGCGCGTTCTCGTGGCCGGACGAGGAAGTCGAGAAGGCGGTCCGGAAGGCGGGGCACTCGTTCGAGGTGTACAAGACGGCCAAGGCGAGACTCCGCGTACCCGACAAGACGGACCCTAACCGCTTATCCAGTAAGCCGTTCGAGAAGAGCGGCCCGTGGTGGATGTGGATCGGGCCGCAAGGCGCACCGCTCCCCATGCGTCCCGCGTCCCAGTCCTGCGACTCCTCCCAGTCTTGCGAGTCCTCCCACTCCTGCCAGTCTTCACCCCCCTCTCAAGAGAAGGAAGAAGAAGGTAAGAGTCCCAAGACTGGCAGGACTAGACAGGACTGGCAGGACTGGCAGGAGGGGAACGCAGAGCCACAGTCTCGGGTCGCGGCGTGCTCCGAGTGGCTCATGCAGCGGCTCGTGACTGGTCCGGTCCGCGTGGAACCGATCGCAGCCGAAGCCGCCCGTGCCGGGTTCGATCGCGAGTTACTCGAGGCCGTCCGGCCCGAATGCGGTGCGGAAGAGATCTGCGACGCCGCAGGTGAACGGAGCTGGCGAATCATCCGGTAG
- a CDS encoding DUF4240 domain-containing protein — protein MTLDEFWDHIQKSKRKDPDAHAERLEQRLTKLPPDEILDFNHWWELMMGEAYNWNLT, from the coding sequence ATGACGCTCGACGAATTCTGGGACCACATCCAGAAGAGCAAGCGCAAAGACCCGGACGCCCACGCGGAGCGATTGGAACAGCGGCTCACAAAGTTACCACCGGACGAGATCCTCGACTTCAATCACTGGTGGGAACTGATGATGGGCGAGGCCTACAACTGGAACCTAACGTAG
- a CDS encoding helix-turn-helix domain-containing protein, which translates to MSVLTVAKSRLTGSSFGARLRCARELAGLSQHELAEAAGIHRVNLNRYETDKVKPAVDVAWKLADAVGVSLDELRGAKPETE; encoded by the coding sequence ATGAGCGTGCTGACCGTGGCGAAGAGCAGATTAACCGGCAGCTCTTTTGGCGCTCGACTCCGTTGCGCGAGAGAATTGGCAGGCCTCTCTCAGCACGAGCTTGCGGAGGCTGCGGGAATTCACCGTGTAAATCTCAACCGATACGAGACGGACAAGGTGAAGCCCGCAGTAGATGTCGCGTGGAAATTGGCTGATGCGGTCGGTGTTAGTCTTGATGAGCTTCGCGGGGCAAAGCCCGAAACCGAATAG
- a CDS encoding DUF1580 domain-containing protein, whose protein sequence is MNLGNAPALLSETLLTFAEAVAAVPAVAGKQPALPTVYVWADKGVRVGKSRVKLECAKIGGKRVTSREALARFFEALTGQSQFQLEQTPAARKRETERKREALHRKWAKV, encoded by the coding sequence ATGAATCTCGGCAATGCCCCCGCCTTACTATCAGAGACACTTCTGACGTTCGCCGAGGCCGTCGCCGCCGTGCCGGCCGTGGCCGGGAAGCAACCGGCGCTACCGACGGTGTACGTCTGGGCCGACAAGGGCGTTCGGGTCGGCAAGTCGCGGGTGAAACTCGAGTGCGCGAAGATCGGCGGGAAGCGCGTCACGAGTCGCGAGGCCCTCGCCCGGTTCTTCGAGGCCCTGACGGGTCAGTCGCAGTTCCAGCTGGAACAGACCCCTGCGGCGAGGAAGCGGGAGACGGAGCGGAAGCGCGAGGCCCTGCACCGGAAGTGGGCCAAGGTCTGA
- a CDS encoding TatD family hydrolase, with amino-acid sequence MNYIDPHIHMISRTTDDYQRMAYSQCAAISEPAFWAGFDRGTAQGFHDYFRHLTEFEPKRAAQFGIKHYSWLCINAKEAENVSLSREVISMIPEFLGRPGVLGIGEIGLNKNTANEATIFQEHLDLAAKTDELILIHTPHLEDKYKGTRMIVDMLKNDPRVKPHRVCIDHVEEHTVKLALDNGFWCGMTLYPVTKCTPARACDIIEMVGTDRIMANSAGDWGKSDPLAVPELIQEMKRRGHKESEIKKVVYDNPLSFWRQANNWKEWPPEPSANGVATPATAKAGY; translated from the coding sequence ATGAACTACATCGACCCGCACATCCATATGATTTCGCGGACCACGGACGACTACCAGCGGATGGCGTACTCGCAGTGCGCGGCCATTTCGGAGCCCGCGTTCTGGGCCGGGTTCGACCGCGGGACCGCGCAGGGGTTCCACGACTACTTCCGGCACCTCACCGAGTTCGAGCCGAAGCGCGCGGCGCAATTCGGCATCAAGCACTACTCCTGGTTGTGCATCAACGCCAAGGAAGCCGAGAACGTGTCGCTGTCACGCGAAGTGATTTCCATGATTCCCGAATTCCTGGGCCGGCCCGGGGTGCTCGGGATCGGTGAAATCGGCCTCAACAAGAACACCGCGAACGAGGCCACCATCTTCCAGGAGCACCTCGATCTCGCCGCGAAGACCGACGAACTGATTCTGATCCACACGCCGCACCTTGAGGACAAGTACAAGGGCACGCGGATGATCGTGGACATGCTCAAGAACGACCCGCGCGTCAAGCCGCACCGCGTGTGCATCGACCACGTCGAAGAGCACACCGTAAAACTCGCACTCGATAACGGCTTCTGGTGCGGGATGACACTGTACCCGGTCACCAAATGCACCCCGGCGCGGGCGTGCGATATCATCGAAATGGTCGGCACCGACCGCATCATGGCGAACTCGGCCGGCGATTGGGGCAAATCGGACCCGCTCGCGGTGCCGGAACTCATTCAAGAAATGAAGCGCCGCGGGCACAAGGAATCGGAGATCAAGAAAGTGGTGTACGACAACCCGCTGAGTTTCTGGCGGCAGGCGAACAACTGGAAAGAGTGGCCGCCCGAACCCAGCGCCAATGGCGTCGCGACCCCCGCGACCGCAAAGGCAGGGTACTAG